AACACATACTTTTAAGACGGTAACAATCATCATTAGTGGTTGCTTGTCAGTAGATAAGAGATGTGTACGGCATCAGTTACAGTTATTCTTTACTAATTTTAACAAACATACCAATAATtgaaaaaacagaataaaaaataaacctaGAATAGTTTAGTCCAAAAGTTCATTACCCTCATCTTCGTTTTCTTCTTCAACATTCTTTTTTGATTTTGCACCCCTCTTGGATTTCTTTTCAGCTGATTTGGAATCACCATTAGCTTCAGCTGCTGGCTTCTTCGACTTCTTACTAGGTACATCAGCTTCAGAAGAATCAGCAGCTActttctttgttttctttgtgGATTTTTCAGCAGCTcccttttttgttttcttcacaGGTTTGGGCTCTTCTTCTGATAGTTCATCAGCTTCCTCTGGTTCTGCAACTTCTTCTGGAACAGGAGATTCTTCTTTTTTTGCTGCCTTCTTCTTGCCACGTTTAGGTTTATTAGCTTTGGCTTCCTTGGTTGCAGTTTCATTGTATTCTGGAACTGCACAATAATTGCATGATCAACagtgtattaataaaaaatgtgaaagtaaaattatttaaacaaacattttatgaAAGAGTGATTTAACTTGATTTTATGAAAGAGGCAGATACCAAAGACATGTTCTACCTAATCTGTGTTCATAGGTATATGAACACAACAAAGATGAGAAAACAATATGATGAACTAACAAGAATAAATAGCTAAGAAGACTAAAGATATGATAAAAAGATTAACAAATAAAAACCCTTGAAAGAATTGAGAAAAATGAGTAAAGAAAGACTAGTCAAACTGAtactaataacaaaaaaatagaaCATTATTTCATAAATTATCACACACCAATTGTATATAATATTTGCAGTTTACCTGTTTTCTTTGCCCTTCCAGAACGTTTTGGTAGTTCAGGAACTTCATCCTGGATGTCGTCATCTACATTTCCATTAGCTTCTTCTACCTTCTCTTCTTTAGCTTTCCTTCCTCTCTTCTGTTTAACTGTAAATTAAAACCATGTAAAATCTTTGGAATAGAACTAACAGCTGGTTGAAACTGAATTGAAACTTATCAGTAATGAAAATGCCGGCATTCAAGCATCAAAAATTTGAGGTTACGCGCGCCAAGCCCAAGGAGGTTGGCTTGGCGCCCAACCGATATTATATGAAATAAATATGAACTGAAAGCGTACTATTACTTTATACATAATCTTGAGAGATATGAtcactacaaaaataaaactaggtGTGGGATGATATTTCATAAAACAGTACAAAtatattttgcttaaattttttgGTTAATAATATAAGATAGGCTCCTACAAGAACAAATGCAGTTAATATGCGTCTctaaaaatatgaaatttatcGAAATGCGATAAAAATGTATCTTCACTCACCAGGCTCGGCTTCTGAAGTAGCTGCAGCGTCTACTTCCGCTTTGACTACTTTCCTTTTAGGTGGCATGTTAATAAATAAAGTTCTGTTGCAAGTTTTACCTTTACCAAAAAAAGAAACTAAAGTCGGCTGAAATGCGCGAACAAGAAAACACCCtcgatgaaatgaaaaaataCGAGAGGCATAAACGTTATAAACAATGAGCCTGCCAACTATCATATGCTTTTACCGGGAAAATATCAGTTTGGCAAACTTAACCGTTATAAGGTCCTTTTCACATGAGATTGTCGAAATTCAAGCAACCAATTAAACAGTGTTGTATAGGATTCACGTTCATGATTAATTGGTTATCGTTATATATAGTGAGATTACTTAATTTGTGTTTAATTTCTTTTGCACTTATCTTCGGTATAGCAGTTACCATGGAAATTATTGTATAGTTCTTTTaaattcttctttgttccattttttttattagttttgctTTATTTACGACCAATTAAGACTTTAGATCATTGATCGCTTTTTAAATAATTGAGATTATGAGTAAATCTGTGGTTAATAGTtcataaaaattacaaaaagaagTTGATTAACGTTTTACGTCTTTCATTTCTTACCTGATTCCAAAATCtgtatttatttcttatatttagCCATTCCTTCTTGTCCTAATGTGTATATGGAATTTTTAGCTGTATTACTGAAGTGTTCACGAAGTAGTTTACAAAGTGAATGTTTGCTTAATGTATTTAATAAGTAATATTTATTAGTAGTGGATTTGATAATTCTGTCTACGATGTTTGGGAGGTGAACTGACCGTTTAAGCCGGTCTCAGGCCCAGAAAATGGGCATGGATGAGTAACATCTCTTTTAAAAATCCAGGGTTCAGCTGGCCCGGTTGATACCACTTTCTAAGGGCTCCTTATCTAAACATATCTAGGCTATTAACAAGAATATTCAACTAGGTTAAAATCCCGACCACCAGGCTTTTAGGCGTATTACGCATTAGCTTATCCAGAATAGGCGGTGCAAACAGCGTCTGTTTTCATGTTAGAGGCGCTAGCTGAACCCTAAACGGTAAAGGTAACGGAAAACCACACTGTAAACTCTTTCCCAGATTGCTACGGCGAGTAAAATAAAAATCACGGCCTATAGTCCTGGGCAGCCCCTGGCCCCTGGTGGTCAAGGGGTACTACAAATGAAGCAAATAAATGAAGTAGAAATTTTCGTCACATCGGAAATCGAGAAATATGTCCTTAAAAACGCACGAGGAACGGCTAAAATGGATAGAGAAAAACAAaagcaaagaaaatttactatttCATAAGTCAACAAAAAGAAATGTGAATCGAAAGTGTTAAGAAAACCCAGAAATAAAGAAGAACATATTGAAAACAAAgagaaatacaacaaaaatacgAGCGGCTAAAAAAAAGTGGATGTCGGATAAATGTTCGGAAATGGAAGAATTAGAAAAGAAGCAAGAAGCATGACTTGTTCATCGATGTTTGTTCAACATGCTCAAGAATGTTGGTGAAGTTTGTGGCATGTATAAATGAGAACACAACTAATATTCCAGTACATAATGCATGAAAAGCTATCATTGATGAATAAGAACGTCATTTATTTAAATCTAAGAATGTTAGAGATTCTAAACACaacaaaattttttaacttaCATATTATAATTACAACAATCTCTCGGTAGATGGCAGGGTACGAAAATATATATCTGTAATGTTGGTTGcgtataaaaagttaaaaattactgTAGGTATTTAAAATTCTCACACATTTATGGACACAgttttaccaaagaatatagacgcttttaccaaagaatatataagcgtctatattctttggttttacATTAGCAAAAACTCTGCTACTAATAACAATACTGAGTCCTTAAAACGTATTTCCAAAGCCGCAGATTCGTTCTTGACGTTTACTCAATACTTATTAATTGGGATAAAGATGGAGACAAGAACTATCATCTCTTGATAATCTTATCATTACTGGAGATTTTAATTTTCCAGAGATCACCTGGCCAATAACTTCGTTATCTGACGTCGAAAAcgctcataatttatttaaaagctttgtagTAAATTCGAACCTGATACAACTCATTACAGAACCTACtagatttagaaataataaccaaCCTTCTACTTTAGATCTAGTGCTTATTAATGACGAACAGCTGATTTCATCTCTCGAAGTCAGTTCTCCTATAGGAAAGTCAGATCATGCAGTTATAACGGCTCACATCCAATTCAATCAAATACTACCCCGCAAAAATGATATTGTAACATATGCAACTACCGACTTTTTGGAAGTTGACACTGAACTCTCTTAAATCAactggcatttattttttgcagACTTAAACGACCCCTCATTAATGTGGATTGCATTTCTCGATAAAGTCCACAATATAACTTCTACAAACTCCACCTTCCGTAAGACTTATACACACAACCTTAAACCCTGGATAAACCGAACagcaattaaacaaattaatcacAAATGACATCTATGGCGGAAATTTTAACACACTGGGCTTTTTAATGATTTCCAAAGCCACCgcagattttcaaataacttaaaaacatctctaaaaactCTAAGACAAAATTTTGAAGCAAATGTTATTGAAAGTGGTAACAttaaaaaagtctacaaatacataTGTTCCTCCATGACGTCTAAAGTTTCTATTCCTCTACTTCAAAAACCCAATCAGACTTtatgctcttctgacaaagaatcttccgaaactctttctttagcattttcacaggtttttactaaagaatcgaatgatggctctacctgctattaactgtaatcgtGTCGGCATATCCTTACAGCAAGTTGAATTCACAATGGATCATGTCAAACAATACTTCATTAAACTTCGCACAGCCGCTTCacgttaattatgcaaacttctgtcatccagaactccttaccccctagttggaaattagcttccgccacccctatttttaaaaaaggcaacaaactcgaccccaacaattatcgtccgattaccttgctgccagtagttgccaaaattatggaagccattatttccgaggagatgaccaaattccttctccaggaacatgttattccaacacaacaacatggatttgtctctggtcgctctaatctcctacattgtgttaacgactggacgtcatcccttaacagttcgcagccggttgacgttgtttatctagatttctctaaaggCTTTGACCAtgtacctaagcgcagacttctacataagctagaacatttcggagttcgcggtactttacttcgttggatagatgattttctgacagatcgatattacaaagttagagttggcgaatctttctcacaggacaggttagtggaaagtggagtgcctcagggttcTGTCCTTGGACCTCTGCTTTTTACGGTTTATACCAGTGATATTCCTTATCATGtatcaagtaaaatatcgttctacgctgatgacacaaaaatatatgtcaatccaatcacaaaccagctaaccctccaaatggacttggactctattggtgttcccagtggttactacccttaaatgcggaaaaatgtgtaatgcttcgaattggtaaaaataacccacttgtgccgtactttgttaacgggcagccgttagattctgtgttttcgtataacgaCCTTGGTGTTATCGcaaacagcagcctaacttggtccgaccatattacatctatttgtaaacgtgcgaactccagactgtatcttattcggaggtgtttttcgagagtttcaatgcaatcattctgtaaactttacactttctacgtaagacccatacttgaatacgctggaccaacgtggtattctgatttggttcgagacaagactTTGATGGAAAACGTTCAAAGAAAAGCCACTCGAATTCCTTTGGGACCGggaagaccttcttatgcagaaagacttagt
The genomic region above belongs to Diabrotica undecimpunctata isolate CICGRU chromosome 8, icDiaUnde3, whole genome shotgun sequence and contains:
- the LOC140447366 gene encoding uncharacterized protein, with translation MIVGRLIVYNVYASRIFSFHRGCFLVRAFQPTLVSFFGKGKTCNRTLFINMPPKRKVVKAEVDAAATSEAEPVKQKRGRKAKEEKVEEANGNVDDDIQDEVPELPKRSGRAKKTVPEYNETATKEAKANKPKRGKKKAAKKEESPVPEEVAEPEEADELSEEEPKPVKKTKKGAAEKSTKKTKKVAADSSEADVPSKKSKKPAAEANGDSKSAEKKSKRGAKSKKNVEEENEDEGNELLD